Part of the Pelmatolapia mariae isolate MD_Pm_ZW linkage group LG3_W, Pm_UMD_F_2, whole genome shotgun sequence genome is shown below.
AACCCTGCATCAGTGGATTTGTTATAATGCACCACTTTGCTTGACAGCTATAAAAGACAGAAGAACATGATGTCTACACAATGTGAACCAGGCCTTATCTCCAAACCCACCCTCCCCAGCCTGGAAGACGACAAGAGGCTTTGAACACGAGCAGTGAATGCATCCTGAACTTATAAATTTAGATGTTCATGCTTCATTGTAAGCAGGCATACAGACAAACTTAACTTTATAATCTAATTAATGGTGCAATATTTCATCAAGAAGTATATTTTGATGTAGTTTGGTCAATTTTCATGCTCAGCTGAGTAAGACTGTTGGCCAAATAAgtacaaacaataaaaagaacCAAACAGACAATGGCTCTgtataatgtaataaaacacataattgtCATGGAAAAGGTAGCATTCAGTGACCAcaatactttgttttttgttttgttttttcctatgtTTATGAGGGTGTTTAAAACAATGCTTTAACagaatttcatttcattacTTTATCACATTTCTTCTTAGGTTTTGCTGTTTTCTATAGAAAGAATAACTTACCTCTGACTTGTCAGATTCATTCAGAAGGGCGTTCCACACATCCTTAATTTTCATTATAAGCTGTGACAGAGTGATACCAGCAGACTTAGAAGCTTTACAGATGTTGTTCTTCAAGTCTTGGAGGCTCTCACTGTAACCTGGATTTGGAGGAGACATGGGCAGGGTGCCCTCCCACAAGTGCTCACAATATTTCACGTCTATCTGTATATCAAATTGAGTGACATCAGTGAAGCACTCTGATTCAAACTCCTTCGCTTTGACGAGTTTGGTTATTTGGTCCAGTTTTTTCTGTAAGAGTTTtctttcatccattttcttctctgCTGGTACATCTGTAACATTTTGGTGAACAAACAGACATCTGGGAGAAAGTTGAACCTTCTTCATCCTCATCATAGTCTGAACAATCTGCAGAATGACTTGTATCCTCAATAGATCTGCTCCAATTATGTTAATCAACGTCATGTTTCCTAGACTAACAAGAAATGTTGCCAGTTTATTGCCATGTTGGGGAGTTGTGCCATCTTCCAATTCAAGACCCTGCAATTCTTCAGTGTAAACCACTAGAACATAGTCAGTCCCAAAGTCTTTCTTCATCACCTCTGACACTTGGAGCAGCTGCATGAAGGCACTCTTTGTGCATCTGCCAGCAGCACCAACTGCAGACTGCAGTCCCAACATGGTGTTAAGCATGGTTGGTCTTCCACCCCTCTCTGGGCTTTCTAGTcccaaaacagacaacacaaaaACTCTCTTGTCCCCCAGTTTCTGGATGACATTCTCTAAGAGACTTGAGATCCCTTTTAAAGGCAGGTGACCTGCATCACCATCTATAAGCTTCACTGGGTGTCCTGATATCATCAGCTCTGCAGTCAAGTCAGGATATTCACAACAGTCACAGATATGTACCATTTCCCTGAACATGTGCTCCAACCTGAAGGATCCAGAAGGCAGTTTTTTGGATATGTCTTCCATCTCAGTTTGGTTCTTGAATGCAATATCTGATTTGTCATGTTTATTCCCTATAGGTAATACCTCAAAACAATTTTCACCAAGACTATgaagaacagaagaaaaattCTCTGTGGAGTGGTCGTCCAATAAGATCTGAGTCCATTTCAGGAAATACTCTCTTTCTATTGGTGCTAGCGCTGAATGGGTTTTAATGAACAGTTTACTGTAGAAGGCACCACATTGTTTCTGACTTTCTTCCATTGTTTCCTGCTGATTttcacttttctcattttcagagTCTCCTCTGAGATGATTGATCTTTGAGATATCAGTGTTCTCCTTTGTAATCAGCTCCATTATTTCTGAAGCAGCAAATCTGCCTCTCTTACAGGCTTCCCCATGTTCATCCACTGTAATTCCAGAGATTGAATCCATAGATTCAAGTTGAAACAATGGTTGTGAGCTGGGTCCATCTGCAGAAGATAAAACTTCTCTAATGATTGTTTTCAGTTGTTCGGATACATCTGGCTGGTTTCTGCCTTTCAGACccattttgtattttctcttttttgctctTACAATATCACAGCTGTAATCTTCAATGATAAAAATGAGAGGCTTATGAGACTCTAAGAGGTCTAACAGAAGTGATCTGCTTTCTTCATCTTTTTGGAAAGATTCAACAAGAAAAACGTTGATGGAGGACTTTTCAATCAGTATGTCGCGCTGTTTTTTAACCTGCAGGGCATCACCATGAAGATTACAAAATGCAATGCAGTCACTGAAGGCATCAGTGGGTTTTCCAGCAGGGCAGTACCAGGCAATCTCTGCCACACCATCCATCAGATGGCGAGACCTTGTGCTTCCTAGGCAGTTTCTGTGGAAGAAGGTATTGTGACAGTCGTTGATCAAAGCATTCATCAGCTGAGATTTAGACAATGAAAGAGAACCCAGGCGGAAAAATGACACCAAGGGTGTCTGGGCTTTGCAGACTGGACTACTCTTCACGGTGATGATGCATGCACCATCTTTGATCTGACTCACCATCCAGGTTTTTGTTATCTGTCTGAAAGTCCATAGAGGACACTCAATGTCCTTTGTGACTGGGTCAGGAACAAGCAAAGGTAAGGCATACTGACACTGAGAGAGCTTTGTAACGATCATCTGTTTAAGGAAGCTGTCTGAACAGTGAAATACTGCCATCTGAACATCCATTGGATGCACACGCGTCTGTTCTTTTTGATGAGTGTCTACAATGGTGCTCAAAAAAGTGTCCCAGTCACTGATGTCAGTCACTGGACTAGACTTTGGGTCTGTGCCCTCAGGACTGTCTGGTCTCACAGAAATATATCTGGCCCTGTAGTCCAACATCATTAGTCTGTGGAGAAACATG
Proteins encoded:
- the LOC134620590 gene encoding interferon-induced very large GTPase 1-like — encoded protein: MSGKRSVEFLDEITSKRPCQRQTEKLFARLHLQDKLTQKLSPKEFLHFCPSVTQHHVTSEKNLAYMFLHRLMMLDYRARYISVRPDSPEGTDPKSSPVTDISDWDTFLSTIVDTHQKEQTRVHPMDVQMAVFHCSDSFLKQMIVTKLSQCQYALPLLVPDPVTKDIECPLWTFRQITKTWMVSQIKDGACIITVKSSPVCKAQTPLVSFFRLGSLSLSKSQLMNALINDCHNTFFHRNCLGSTRSRHLMDGVAEIAWYCPAGKPTDAFSDCIAFCNLHGDALQVKKQRDILIEKSSINVFLVESFQKDEESRSLLLDLLESHKPLIFIIEDYSCDIVRAKKRKYKMGLKGRNQPDVSEQLKTIIREVLSSADGPSSQPLFQLESMDSISGITVDEHGEACKRGRFAASEIMELITKENTDISKINHLRGDSENEKSENQQETMEESQKQCGAFYSKLFIKTHSALAPIEREYFLKWTQILLDDHSTENFSSVLHSLGENCFEVLPIGNKHDKSDIAFKNQTEMEDISKKLPSGSFRLEHMFREMVHICDCCEYPDLTAELMISGHPVKLIDGDAGHLPLKGISSLLENVIQKLGDKRVFVLSVLGLESPERGGRPTMLNTMLGLQSAVGAAGRCTKSAFMQLLQVSEVMKKDFGTDYVLVVYTEELQGLELEDGTTPQHGNKLATFLVSLGNMTLINIIGADLLRIQVILQIVQTMMRMKKVQLSPRCLFVHQNVTDVPAEKKMDERKLLQKKLDQITKLVKAKEFESECFTDVTQFDIQIDVKYCEHLWEGTLPMSPPNPGYSESLQDLKNNICKASKSAGITLSQLIMKIKDVWNALLNESDKSEMPEEVIEVLEKLRPMVTQECFQYAEDSLKKKSVNQNELMKLCSHFVEQFEQAHKGKSQKSSSSRSWIRPTVRVYTVCTGRTFGADASILEQVNQKSME